Within Quercus lobata isolate SW786 chromosome 5, ValleyOak3.0 Primary Assembly, whole genome shotgun sequence, the genomic segment AAGTCCCATAAAACTCAACGAGTAAAACCTGATGAGTAGCATGAAGCGAACAAGTAGAAAACTCAACTACTCCTAAGTCCCACAAAAACTCAACGAGTAGCATGAAGCGGACAAGTAGAGAACTCAACTACTCTTGAGTCCCACAAAACTTGACGAGTAAAACAAGACGAGTAGCATGAAGCAGACGAGTAGAAAACTCAACTACTCTTGGGTCCCACAAAACTCAACGAGTAAAACCCCACGAGTAGCATAAAGGCACCTTAAAAGTGGACGAGTAGAAAACTTTATTATTCTTGAGTCCCACAAAACTCGATGAGTAACATAAAGGTACCCTAAAAGCGGACTAGTACAAAACTTAACTACTCCAAAGTTCCCTAAAACTCGACGAGTAGCATAAAGGTACCCTAAAAGTGGACAAGTAGAAAACTAAACTACTCCTAAGTCCCATAAGACTCGACGAGTAGCATGAGGGCGCCCTAAAGTAGACAAGTAGGGGTTAAGCTACTCCTACATTTAAACACGAACAAGCCAAGCTATTCTACCTCGATTAGGACGACTACAAAAGGGCAAGTAAAGCCTCAAGTCTCAAAAACCTAATGAGTGGTGAAACCCAACAAGTGTAAAAGGAGATGAATTAAAGAGTTCACAAAAATCCATACATTCGATAAAAGATTATATGtgtctagaaaaaaaataaataaaaaataaataaaagaaaaaaataaaaagaaaaaggacccatcatctaaaataaaaatattaagaatgaATGTACGTGAATGAAAATACAGGGAAAATAAACTAAGTCTAATGCCCAATTTGGTCATCTCCCTTAGTTCCCTTGTTAGTAACGCTATCCACATCTTGTTCACCACCATCACTCATTGCGGTTGCAGTAGAGCCTTCCTCAGTATTAATTTCGATCTTGGAAAAGTCTAAGTCTTTAAAGGCTGCTGAAGCCTAAACACGGAAGTGTTCAAACCCCCGCACATACTAGATGCCCAAATCGTTAAGGTACTCCTGTGAAGTGGAATACTTAGCAACAACCCTCATTTTAGCATTACTCAGCTCCCCTTAAAGCTTTCCTAGCTCCTTGGAGAGGTGTACTTTCTCCTCCCTTATAGAAATGAAGAGGTTTGCCTGAGAAGCGCATCACTCCTCAAGCTCCTTCTCCTTGGCCTCCAGTGTAGCAAGCTTCCCTATTAGTGGGGAAACAAATTCCTACAACTCTTTGATGACCTTGTTGTTCTTCTTCAAATGCTTCCAGGGGTTAACCACTTGATTCTCATAGTCTCCACACCTTAACTCAAGGGTTTTCATCCTTACCATTGCCTAAAAGATAAACAAGGAGTTGATTAGGAAAAAGACGAATAGTagagaaacaagtgaaaaagataaaaggaaaataataccTTGATGAGGTCGTGTAACCCAGACTCCCCAATAGAAGCAAGAGCATACTCGTCACAATCTTCTATGTCCTCCTCCTTGATGATAGACAAGGCTTGCTTCACTGCATAAAAAGCATCATGAGAGAGCAAAGGAGGCTTGGGAGGAGTGAGAGGTCCCTTTCCCTTGCCAGGTACTCTCGGACGATGAGTAAGAGCCAGAAGACTAAGAGCTGAAGAAGGACGATTAGGAGTTTTCTTCGGAAGAGTGATGGTCCCAAAAGTTTATGGAGAAGTGTCCACAGAGAACTTCCTCTTCTCCCCAGGCCTGGGAATTTGAAGCTCCCCCTCTCTAATCACAATTGCAGCAAGGGCAACTACCTTCTGgactttcttattctttttagcGGCACCTGCCTCCATCTCTGCAAAGTACTCGGCAGCCAAGGCAGTTAACAAGAAACAGATGAGTGAAGTAAGAAATACTTACATTTGTGAAAGATTCTTTCATAGTTACGAGCAGCTACAAAGGGGATGGGTCTAGAACAATATTTGTGAATATTATCTACTGTGACCAAGACTCTTCAGTTGCGCTCAACAGCAAAGAAGCTTATAGCCCTTTCCACTCTAGCTAACTAATTTGCAGACATCATCTATAAAATTTGAGCTGAGAAGCAACAGTAAACAAGTTAGATAACATTCTAAAAAGAAAAGCGGATAAGAGAAGCTAGCCAGACGACTCACCAGACTTTGGCAATACTCCCTAAGTATAGTCCATTGGTTTTACAATACTAACTTCCTCAAGGCTACATACCCAGTTAGTACCACTAacgaagaaaaaaatttccttccaatccatATTGGAGGATGGAATCTCAATAACTAACTTACACTATTCCTTCCAACACTTGAAGTAATACATACCCTTCACTTTAGGGACTCAAACAGGTTTATAACAGTATAGAAACTCATTCAAGGAAAGGGTCTCTTGACCCTCACTCATGATCCCCTATATTATCTGAGCCCCCATAAAATCACGCCAAGAATCAGGTGCTAGTGAGGTATAGCTATGCCTAACCTCCTTAATAACCTCCTAGTGAGGTGATTAAGTGAAAGTCTTAACCCACTTACAAAAGAAGCCTCATAAAATCCAACACCTTCGCCATCATGGGAGTAACACTTCTCTCTAACCTTGGCTAACCTAGTAGGAACATTATGGGGGATTTGAGATTCAAACTGTATCTTAAGTAACCTCTTAGCAGAAAGGGAAGAACAATGCTTGTTCACCTCCCAATCATCAAGCAAGATAAAGTGACAATCAGGGCCCTCAGACAAAGAAGAATTATCATCTCCACTCACTGAAGTAAAGCCTGACGACCCAAATTTTGAACTGGACTCGGAAGACTCAGCATCAAACAAGTCCTCCCTTGACTCATCTTTAGACAGGCCAATATGTGACGACTCTAAAGATAGAACGTCGTCAAGCAAATCTGTGCTAACACTTGGAGGCAACCCTTTGTCGTCCAGTTTTCTATGTTTGGACGATGAGGGACTACTAGAGGACCCGGACTCACTTAATCTTACACCTACAATGACGAAATAATGTTAAGTCCACTCTATGCATCTGATTTTATGGGCCCTGTATATCAAAGGTAATAAAGAAAGGTTGAAGTGACTTACCAACAAAGTCTGAATGCAATTCGAACGAAAAGCACTAGTCAAAGCTGATGACTTGGGCTTAAGGTAGAAAAATCCAGACGAGTACAAAGCGGACGACTCGGAAGAGAAACGTCCAAACGAGAAGAAAAGCGGATGACTAGAGAGCTCTGAAGATGGCTTAagagaaaatttggaaaatgaatGAGGACTGAAGGGGAAATTCGCCtatttataggaaaaaattttGGGAATACCAAACAACATGACTATTGGCCAATCATGGACCACCACGTgtcatcattaaaaaataaataaataaagagtgcataacaaaaacaaataattctATGGCTCGTCCAAAAAAAGGGACAACCACAGAATGGGGGGTAGCTAATGAGGAACATTTTAACTAACTCCATAGCTAGTCTTCCCAAATGAGTTGGTCTTCCCAAATGAACTTGTCTTCCCAAAAGAGATACTCTTCCTAAACGGGTTACTCTTCCTGAATGGATTACTCTTCCCAAAATTACCTACCTATCAAAAATGGAAGACTAGATGTAACTAATGCAAGTTATCACAACTACTCCAACAAGTTGCACATCAATCACAAAAGCTTACGAGTAAGCATTCGCGAGCCTGACCTTCATATGCAACCATCACCCACAAGGACGGACGAGAAAAGATGCGCACATTGAGCCTACATTACAATGCTTGCATCACCTAAGACTCTCCTATATTCACACAACCACCAGCAAAGGGATAACTCCCATCTCCTACAAATCAATTAAGGGATAACTCCCATCTCCTACAAGTTAGCTAAGAGATAACCCCATGTCCCTACAATTCAGCTAAGGTGGTCATCCACAGACCCTTATATAAACACCGAGACACTCCAATCTCAAGGTATGCAAAAAACTACTATTTGGAAACTCCTTCTTGAAAGTTCATAGAGATCATTATGAGTTTATGACTAAACTTTCGTTGAGTCTTAGGCCAGCACCACACCGGTTCTTTCTAAAGGTATTCCCATTTTTGTAGGTTCACTACTCTTCACCTTTCACTAAAGACTGCGAGTTTGGCCGATAGACCTATTGACGATTTTGAGTCTCATCAGAAAAggcaaacataaaaaattaaaaaattaaagaagcacaagttttaattgaaaagattgaaaaagaatattattattgcctttgaagtgataaaaatgataaaagaaaaatcaatttctaatgtaataatttattcttcttttattaGCATAAGCAATAAAATGTAaagataattatataataaattctGGAGCTTAATATTGTTTTCAtgttaaactttgaattttcaagTGTTTATAAGTTCACAATTTTGTTCTTAAAGTATTACAATTTGTTCACTAAAATATCATATTCTGATATTTATATGATTTGCACTTGAGTATTCAACTACTAAAATCTTTTATGAGAATTGTAAAtggaatttttaattaaaaaaattattcatgtgTAAATAAACCCCTAATAGAAAACTATAGTATAGCAAAcatattaatgttattttttggaTGTATGCCCATGTgcatttacttatatattttgcCTCCTAAATTCAAATCTTAGCTCCATCGTTACGTATACCACCAAGTCACATTCCCCCATAATAGAATAGGTATTTTCTAGGTGTGGTCCGGCTGCCTTTAAAATAGTTAGGCCTACTTTTgttctttgtgttatttttcattaaaaaaataaataataaaataataaaaaaagaataccGTAGCTTTTGCTAAAGTAGCCGGTAGGGTAGTATTTGAGGCTTACAATTATATTAAATAGAACTTTAcgtgattctcaaaaaaatatatatatatagaagtttATGTGGTCCTAAGTATCTTAGGACCACCTTAGGACCACACTTAGGACCACATAAACTTCTATTTAATATAATTGTAAGCATCAGATCCTACCCTACCGGCTACCTTAGCAAAAGCTAcggtattctttttttttttctttttctttttttggtaatcaaAAGCTACGGTATTCTTTTTCTTCGAATAAAAGTCAATTAAATAGCCGTGTTGGTGTTGGGTTGGATAAGCTTCCTAGAGTATACGTAAGGCGGGACTCGCGCGAGGTAATTGGTTAAATAACTAGTAAACAAAATCAAGGAtccatgcaaaaagaaaaaggccacCGGATTTTGCCCACTAGACGCGTATAATTACGGAAAATCTTATTAtacactttatatatatatttattgttaaaattatGTTCTAAAAcataatttctcaattttaattgaaatcatGATTTCAATTCATATGAATAAATGATAGTGCGTGTATGTATGATGACAGTGGCCATtgtaggaaatttttttaagatagtgACTAAAGTCGAGTCGTGAAAGAAAGCAAAACTATTGTTGTGactacaaaaccaaaaatagtaTAACTGTCATCACTATCAATGAGAACTTAccatcacaatttttttttgggtactattttttaaagaaaaatgaaattagagtttttttttttttttttgagaaaagagatTATTTTAATTGAATAGGTCGAAcgagatacaaattttttttttttttataataggttttttattgaataatttattcACTTCTTGTTGTTTGGTCTTCCAATGTTATTGTTGGGTTTATTCAACTTAGCCTTTACTTAATTTAATGTAGcctcaaatttttattccttTGAATATGTAATGTCTTGATTTCATTTTGATCGAATTACTATAGCCtcgattttctttatttaaattctaaattttagttaCGGTTAACTTAGTTGTCCTCAGATTACGTTAACATCGTCATACCGTGGTGAAGTCCTTTAGGCATTAATGGAGATTTCCGAGATTGATGTCTCTGTTAGAGGCACGCAAGATGGCCGACACTCTGTTTTGTGGTGGAAGAAAAACCATCCAACTATATCGGTCTctttctaataaaataaaatttcgagGACTAACATGAGCCTCAGAGAAGGGTCTGAATGATGAAAACTAGTTGGGATATTGTTTGTGAGAATACAAACTTTCTTGGAAAGAACTACTTGCAAGACAAGATTTCGCACCAAATTGATGGGCTCTGCCACTGCCTAAACTAATAGGACTTCAAAACTACAAAATATTCAACTAAGAAAAATAAGGGAACAAGCAATGTAATTACAATATGTAGATATTTTAATTCAAGTTCATACAAATAAGAAAGATTCAAATCACACAAACTCCTaagttaaattacaaaaactataATTAGATAATTCATGTGAGACAAACGCACTTATAAACATGAAGTTATCTTCCCATTAACTGAGAATGTAAATCAAGTTTATCAGATTTTTGTTGTCATTTCTGGTTCCTTTGATCTTTATTTATAGTAGACAAAACAGTTACTGCACTCCTCCTTAACTCTGATATTCTCTTGTTATTACAGGTCTTGCAAGTTTTGCTTATTTGGGCCATGGTTTACATTGATCAAGATCCAGCCCCTCAAGTCACCCTTTAGTGGAAAACTGACTCACATGCTCACACATGTAaacaatgtttatttttttatttttagcctaaCAGATATCTATGTAACTAAGGCTAGGTGCAAGTGTTAAATTAGATAAAGAGATGGTTGTAAAAGAAGACTGTAAAAGTTGATTGAAGCAAATCTCAAATGTTTACTTATATTAATATTCTATCCATTATCATAAGCCTTTTTTAACTCCATACTCTTTACAAACTGTACAAAACACCGGGGGAGAGTAATCTAAAACTGCATTCAGAAGACTATAAGgcaaagaagaaaacaacaaaacaggaaaattgAAATCCTGTTAAGCGACTTGTCTGCTTGCATCTCTTGCCTTCTCAACCTAGGGCTACTAGTCCCAGCCAAGTGATATGAGTTTGGATATCCATATAACCCCGCCGAGCTCCCAAACACCCTTGCATTAACCATCTCCCCAAACATTCCAACCATGGGATGGTGCAAACCTCTGAGAGTCCCACCAAGATTATGCCAATTAGATGTAGAATCCTCCTCGTGATTGACGTATGGATGAGGATTGTGCTGTTGATTTTGATAAGGATTGCGATATGGAAGCTGCTGACCGCTGCTATTGGCGGTCGATATGAAAGCTTGGTTACCACACGCAGCTGGTCTAGGCGGTATGTCCATACCCCTACGGGGTGCCTTTACTTCGGCTTCTACTTCAGGTTCGTTTAGGGATTGTCCACGGCCATAGAGGGGCACCATGGTGGTGTGAGATATGTCAGCCTTACAAACTGGGCACTGTGGGTGCTCATCAGAAGCAAGAGAAGCACTCTGGACATAGAGCCATTTGTAGATGCAGGGCCAGCAGTAGAGGTGGCCACAGTGTGTGACCACTGGTTCGTGTGCTAAGTCTAAGCAGATGTTGCAATCAAAGCAACCATTGGAATTTTCCGAGTCTCTTGATACACCTTGGATTGATTTCCATTCCTGAGCAAAGTAGTGCTCAAATGCCATGGATCTGTAATCAGCACTACTTTTATTCTGTGACAGACAAAGATGATTGAAATCAGTTAGTACTCAGAATTCCCAAATCTGATGGTATTTAGACATCAACATTGAGACCAATAAGAATAAGAAACTAAACTATTTGTAAAGAGAAAGCACgcaaacaataacaacaacaaaaaaaatcctaaatataAATATCTTCAATAGACTAATCAGGGTCTACTAGATGAGCATCTCCTTATGGAGATGCTTGTCTAGAACTTAGATCCAAACAAAATGCACCAAACGGAAAAGGCCCCACCAAACTAAAGGAGCCAAAGCTGTCTCTATCAAACGAAtggttggagcaagaagcttcaAAGAAGCCAACACGCTAATAATggaaacaaaacaacaataatgaaaagttaaaaattatacAAGCCACTGGTTTcataaactttatttatttttggcctTACTCTGATACATGACACTGGTGGTTTCTCAtgaatttctttactttttgGCCTTAACTATGGTATGGCATTAAAAATGCCATTTCCAACTATTTCTCTCCGAGACCAACCCCTACTTTCCATTCTTCCATATCAGATTTACATGAGAAATATAAACAAACTATAGCAAATTATTGTActaattaaatataacaaagCAAAGCTTCCAAGAACTGAACCCATCAGATGTTAAAGGAGCAGCTCATAATCTTAGGGGAACACAAGATACCTTCCAAAACAGTTGATAAGTTCTTTgagaaactcaattttttagcTTACTAATTGATCTTATTTCTAAACTATTAATCACATAGCTGAATTCCAGGTCCAGTTCTTAATTTAAGGTTAAAAGATCATCTGAATAAAAACTCTGCTAtgcaacaaaacaaacaacaagaaTCCTTTAGGTAATAAACACCAAAAGGGTGAGCccagaaagaaataaaataacataaaacaatcaaatgttatttctAGAACCCATGTATTCCCAAGTTAGTGTGATGTATTTAGAACAGGAATATCAGCAAAACATGAAAACATCATTAAGCCACTGCCAATCTCAGCTCCAATTAAAAACATTCCAACAAcaacgagaaaaaaaaaaagcaacaaaatcGAAAGCAAAACCACTAAACAAGCCAAAATTCAAAAGTGAGctcaccaaccacaaccaccccAAATAACATTGAAATGTAGACAAAAACTAAACTAGACATACATAACATAACACAACATAACCCAGCCCCAAAACAgagtaaaattgtaaataaattcaaacccAGCATGCGTTTTTCAAAAGTCATTCGGTTCTTGACGTTAGGCGATCTCAAACTCACATGAATGTCCgattttctcacatttttcactcaaaaaaaaactaaataaatctTATAAGCGTTACCTCTCCGTTTGGTTCTCGAGAAAACCAAAAAGAAGCGGAAGGAAATCATAAAGAAATATTCCCCCGTTTTCTTACAGAGACACCAACAAAGCTTAAATACATTTCAATTCGCTAGATCTATTCCCGTGGAATCAAGAACCTTCTAGAACccgaaaatagaaaacaaactCGTAAAccgtttttcctttcttttctttttctttttaggagaGGTCAAATACAATACAAGTAGattaaacaacaacaaaaaaaaaaaaacacgtaccaaaaaaaaaagggtaagacAGAAATAAAGTGATAAGGATAAGAGTTTGGATCTGTGACGGAGAGAGAGAGCATCAAAAATGGTATTCTCTCATTCAGAAAGCACTTATTAGgagcgtgagagagagagagagagagagagagagaggaaagaatgAATACCGTGAGAGAGATAAAAGGCGCTTTGGTTTTGGATGAGAATGGCTAAGCGCGTATTTCGCTTGGtttatatagatagatagatgaTAGATGGGACCGGGATGATGATGTAACTCTGTAACAACTAAACATAAGTGtgccccctctctctctctcctgctttttctttttttcctttctctgaCGCGGCGCCCTCGCGTGCGTTACAACGTGCCCTCGACCGACTTTTCATTTAACTGAAATTtcactaatcaaataaaattaagacaaaaaaTGCAACTTTAATTCCCACTAAAATACGGCTTAAAAAATAGAACTACTttcctattaattttcaaattgatttatttacttataaattagattttcatctatactattatttaagaggTTTTTCCTGTTtggatttctcattttttagttcaaaaattcCCCTTATACTCCTATgtttaaatagagataaaactAAAGGACACTTCAgtaaaaatgcaactctaaTTCCCACTAAAACactgcctaaaaaataggaccgtttttctattaattttcaaattgatttattcacttataaattagattttcaaaataaaaattatatacagataaaataaaaaaaaaaacacaatttttttttctacaaaatagtaccactaacaaaaaaaaaaaaaaaaaaagactcgcGCGTGTGATAAGGCTAGTTAATAATTGTGGTCTTTACTATTAGACTAAAATATCAAGCAGTTTTTGATATAGGCGAGAATTGATCACCAGATTTCTTATTTAAACATTAAAcctttactagttgagttaattgACATTCACAAATCTTGTGGGTTCCAACTTCCAATcagttcaattggtaaagtctctaatagttgtataagagatctagagttcaatccctgcctacaccaaaaactgattggtgtctaaTAATAAAAGAGTTATCATGAGTGTCATAAgtttaaactctctaaaaaaaaattcacaaatcttcactattttattttactttaatttaataaaaagtattcaatttttttttttttttttggtatttacaATTTGTTTCTCaataattttatatcttttattttagttcatgtatttttaaatttgttgtcaTTTTAGTTTCTATTGTTAATatctcacttaaaaaaaaggttttctaGTTTAAAAATAGAGTAAGTGATATGACAACAACGACCAAAgcattaacaaattaaaatatataaaaactaaagtaaaagatataaaattttgaacaccaaattgaaaatagagccaaaatatataaactaaattttatttttttccaattcaaataaaaattattttattttatttctaaatcAATTATGGAAAAGTTTAGGTACACTAGAGACCATTGGTAGACGATTCCCTACAATAAGGTAATGAAGCAAAATAGgatagaaaatccaaaaagaaaaatacctcAAATTAACTTACCTATGTTTTCACTATTTTAGGGTTTTGCTACAATTCCTCACTTCCTCTTTATATCTAGGAAGCATTGTTCATTTCctatttcatttgtttattatttattatatcttGGTAATTGTGATAAATAAAAGTtggtgttttgaaaaataagagaaattataattaaaaaataaatgaagaaataatatttaaataaaatatgttttggAATAGAGAATCTAATATGGGTGAAAATGAATTGCAGTTAGCTAAAATAAGAAAAGTAGGTTTTTATCCTATAATAGGAAGAAAAGTGTTGGTAAGCTAATACCAATGCTTTGCAAACTTGAAAATTGCAATATATTAAATTCTCTGATTaaagttaaatatataattGCATTGAATTTAAGTACCCTTGaaaatgacaatattttttgtacttttttttttagaaaaaacaatatttttttgtacttaattgGTCAATACATGATAATGGtgtttgtacttttattttatttattttttaatagataaaataaaatttcaagctATGAGATCCACTCCTTgataattactctttattattGGGGACACAAATTGGTTTGATAaacatttttgtatttaattggTCAATACACGATAGCAGTGTTtgttccttttttaaaaaaaataaataagataaaattttaacttatgacGTTCACTccattatgaatattttttatcattaggtgaaaacaccaattgattttggtgtaggtgaattttgaatcttaaatgtctttactagttgaactaattaGAATTCATAATAGTGTTTGTACTTAATTGGTCAATATAACCAAGTGTTTGGTTTAATTTGGAGAACCTATTCTAAGGCACCTTAAGTATTATACTTAAATGTTGTCCttcaaataaaatctaataaaaaaattttaatattttttcatgATTGTTTGAGTGTATCCTAGAGAGTAAAAATGGTAGTAAATGTTTAGCAATGTGTTCATACAAAAATGATATTGTTcctgtagttgcacgattttcctggcccaaattcgattgatcaggccctggcctaaagcgcaacccacaataaatatttgtagaggatgggtcaaagaacttggtctcagtgagtctattcggtctgatatATGGACagcattgttgcagaaaataaaaacaccaaaatggatctctcacgtataag encodes:
- the LOC115991675 gene encoding E3 ubiquitin-protein ligase RMA1H1-like, which produces MAFEHYFAQEWKSIQGVSRDSENSNGCFDCNICLDLAHEPVVTHCGHLYCWPCIYKWLYVQSASLASDEHPQCPVCKADISHTTMVPLYGRGQSLNEPEVEAEVKAPRRGMDIPPRPAACGNQAFISTANSSGQQLPYRNPYQNQQHNPHPYVNHEEDSTSNWHNLGGTLRGLHHPMVGMFGEMVNARVFGSSAGLYGYPNSYHLAGTSSPRLRRQEMQADKSLNRISIFLFCCFLLCLIVF